A genome region from Littorina saxatilis isolate snail1 linkage group LG16, US_GU_Lsax_2.0, whole genome shotgun sequence includes the following:
- the LOC138950897 gene encoding meiosis-specific nuclear structural protein 1-like isoform X3, with protein MHESLLRSERDRMVKEQQTAQEESLARELERRRLETTKDEKMRQQIRETSLELRELEAKLKAAYMNKERAAQLAEKDAIKYDEMKRDSEIARHMKEQNDRASQAEQERELERYKEMVRYQQELERQLEEQEQKKQNAYEEFLKEKLMIDEIVRKIYEEDQRELEREMKKRQMTQHYINEFKVAREDWKHKEKAKMEEENRKIKEFANLQRERDTAQSNKKKEREAAMGRVHKALSEQIAARDQEREEMEKVRLELYLEEQEERERQKEMGEVERRLRQRLEMQNTHAQQMHFKALRMQAEQEEEEEFRQQMLAKFAEDDRIEQMNAQKRRMKQAEHKRQVENLLEERRVLYAAEREREALERAEEMRMEDFRKHIIEDERKRLLKEHASRLLGYLPKGVIQGQDDLEMLGPEFKDAYTRRQIDPFDESAWDQPR; from the exons ATGCACGAGTCTCTCCTCAGG TCTGAGCGAGACAGAATGGTAAAAGAACAACAAACGGCGCAGGAAGAGAGCTTGGCACGCGAGTTGGAACGGCGGAGGCTAGAAACGACCAAAGACGAGAAGATGCGACAACAGATCAGGGAAACAAG TCTGGAGTTGAGGGAGCTGGAAGCCAAACTAAAGGCAGCATATATGAACAAGGAGAGGGCAGCACAGCTTGCAGAGAAGGATGCCATTAAGTATGACGAAATG AAACGAGACTCGGAGATTGCGCGCCACATGAAGGAGCAGAACGACCGGGCCAGCCAGGCGGAGCAGGAGCGAGAACTGGAGCGCTACAAAGAGATGGTGCGGTATCAGCAGGAGCTGGAGAGGCAGCTAGAGGAGCAAgagcagaagaagcagaacGCCTACGAGGAGTTCCTCAAGGAGAAGCTCATGATCGACGAGATCGTGCGCAAGATCTACGAGGAGGACCAGAG AGAGCTGGAGAGGGAGATGAAGAAGCGGCAGATGACACAGCACTACATCAACGAGTTCAAGGTCGCCCGGGAGGACTGGAAGCACAAGGAGAAGGCCAAGATGGAGGAGGAGAACCGCAAGATCAAGGAGTTCGCCAACCTGCAGCGCGAGCGCGATACGGCCCAGAGcaacaagaagaaagagagagaggcggcCATGGGACGTGTACACAAAGCG CTGTCGGAGCAAATTGCGGCGAGAGATCAGGAGAGGGAGGAGATGGAGAAAGTCCGTCTGGAGCTCTACCTGGAGGAacaggaggagagagagagacagaaagaaatg GGCGAGGTGGAGCGGAGGCTGCGACAGAGGCTCGAGATGCAGAACACACACGCCCAGCAGATGCACTTCAAGGCGCTCAGGATGCAGGCAgaacaggaggaggaggaagagttCAGGCAGCAG ATGCTGGCCAAATTTGCTGAGGATGACCGCATCGAGCAGATGAACGCCCAGAAACGACGCATGAAGCAGGCGGAACACAAGCGACAGGTGGAGAACCTGCTCGAAGAGAGGCGAGTGCTGTATGCCGCCGAGCGCGAGCGTGAGGCCTTGGAGCGAGCGGAGGAGATGAGGATGGAGGACTTCCGCAAGCACATCATCGAGGATGAGAGGAAACGTCTGCTGAAGGAGCACGCCTCGCGCCTCTTGGGATACCTGCCTAAG GGAGTGATCCAAGGACAGGATGACCTTGAGATGCTTGGCCCGGAGTTCAAGGATGCGTACACCCGCCGACAGATCGACCCCTTCGACGAGAGCGCATGGGATCAGCCACGATAG
- the LOC138950897 gene encoding meiosis-specific nuclear structural protein 1-like isoform X1 encodes MAVQQISANVRQQMVERSRRMDQAREDTLRQLKHDKVQDASIMAEDRVQEKRMLRTMHQMEQEREMHESLLRSERDRMVKEQQTAQEESLARELERRRLETTKDEKMRQQIRETSLELRELEAKLKAAYMNKERAAQLAEKDAIKYDEMKRDSEIARHMKEQNDRASQAEQERELERYKEMVRYQQELERQLEEQEQKKQNAYEEFLKEKLMIDEIVRKIYEEDQRELEREMKKRQMTQHYINEFKVAREDWKHKEKAKMEEENRKIKEFANLQRERDTAQSNKKKEREAAMGRVHKALSEQIAARDQEREEMEKVRLELYLEEQEERERQKEMGEVERRLRQRLEMQNTHAQQMHFKALRMQAEQEEEEEFRQQMLAKFAEDDRIEQMNAQKRRMKQAEHKRQVENLLEERRVLYAAEREREALERAEEMRMEDFRKHIIEDERKRLLKEHASRLLGYLPKGVIQGQDDLEMLGPEFKDAYTRRQIDPFDESAWDQPR; translated from the exons ATG GCGGTGCAACAGATCTCGGCCAATGTCCGGCAACAGATGGTGGAGAGGTCGCGGCGGATGGACCAGGCTCGGGAAGACACCCTGCGACAGCTGAAGCATGACAAAGTGCAGGATGCCAGCATCATGGCAGAGGACCGCGTGCAGGAGAAGCGCATGCTACGCACCATGCACCAGATGGAGCAGGAGAGGGAGATGCACGAGTCTCTCCTCAGG TCTGAGCGAGACAGAATGGTAAAAGAACAACAAACGGCGCAGGAAGAGAGCTTGGCACGCGAGTTGGAACGGCGGAGGCTAGAAACGACCAAAGACGAGAAGATGCGACAACAGATCAGGGAAACAAG TCTGGAGTTGAGGGAGCTGGAAGCCAAACTAAAGGCAGCATATATGAACAAGGAGAGGGCAGCACAGCTTGCAGAGAAGGATGCCATTAAGTATGACGAAATG AAACGAGACTCGGAGATTGCGCGCCACATGAAGGAGCAGAACGACCGGGCCAGCCAGGCGGAGCAGGAGCGAGAACTGGAGCGCTACAAAGAGATGGTGCGGTATCAGCAGGAGCTGGAGAGGCAGCTAGAGGAGCAAgagcagaagaagcagaacGCCTACGAGGAGTTCCTCAAGGAGAAGCTCATGATCGACGAGATCGTGCGCAAGATCTACGAGGAGGACCAGAG AGAGCTGGAGAGGGAGATGAAGAAGCGGCAGATGACACAGCACTACATCAACGAGTTCAAGGTCGCCCGGGAGGACTGGAAGCACAAGGAGAAGGCCAAGATGGAGGAGGAGAACCGCAAGATCAAGGAGTTCGCCAACCTGCAGCGCGAGCGCGATACGGCCCAGAGcaacaagaagaaagagagagaggcggcCATGGGACGTGTACACAAAGCG CTGTCGGAGCAAATTGCGGCGAGAGATCAGGAGAGGGAGGAGATGGAGAAAGTCCGTCTGGAGCTCTACCTGGAGGAacaggaggagagagagagacagaaagaaatg GGCGAGGTGGAGCGGAGGCTGCGACAGAGGCTCGAGATGCAGAACACACACGCCCAGCAGATGCACTTCAAGGCGCTCAGGATGCAGGCAgaacaggaggaggaggaagagttCAGGCAGCAG ATGCTGGCCAAATTTGCTGAGGATGACCGCATCGAGCAGATGAACGCCCAGAAACGACGCATGAAGCAGGCGGAACACAAGCGACAGGTGGAGAACCTGCTCGAAGAGAGGCGAGTGCTGTATGCCGCCGAGCGCGAGCGTGAGGCCTTGGAGCGAGCGGAGGAGATGAGGATGGAGGACTTCCGCAAGCACATCATCGAGGATGAGAGGAAACGTCTGCTGAAGGAGCACGCCTCGCGCCTCTTGGGATACCTGCCTAAG GGAGTGATCCAAGGACAGGATGACCTTGAGATGCTTGGCCCGGAGTTCAAGGATGCGTACACCCGCCGACAGATCGACCCCTTCGACGAGAGCGCATGGGATCAGCCACGATAG